CGACTCGAGCGCCTTGGCGGCGACGCCTTCGCCCTCGTGGATCAACCCGAGCAGGATGTGCTCGGTGCCGATGTAGTTGTGGTTGAGGAGTCGAGCCTCCTCCTGGGCGAGCACGACCACGCGTCTCGCCCGGTCGGTGAAGCGCTCAAACATGGCCAAACCCCCAGGGATACGGCGGCAGCGGTACCTTGCCGCCAATCGACTATAGCACTGGGCCTCGGGCATCCCGACGGTCGGTCT
This region of Actinomycetes bacterium genomic DNA includes:
- a CDS encoding Clp protease N-terminal domain-containing protein, with product MFERFTDRARRVVVLAQEEARLLNHNYIGTEHILLGLIHEGEGVAAKALES